The Arachis hypogaea cultivar Tifrunner chromosome 14, arahy.Tifrunner.gnm2.J5K5, whole genome shotgun sequence DNA window agaaagaggagagagataaagaggaggggaaaagagagagagaagggagagagggggagaaagaggagagagaagggaAAGAGGGGGGAGaaagtggagagagagagaggaaagggagagagaaagtgaaaggagagagagaaagagtatgtaaaaactaattttagagtttaaataaaaccagttttaatttcgtttaaaactaaactgaaccataaaaactggtttttaataaactggttttcataaaaactatggtttcagttcagttttttatttaaaaaaactggtttatttaaaacagtttcagttcagtttcaattcagttcagtgaaaccagtttttttgcacacccctacCAAATTCAATGTTACGTTCCCACCTCTACTTCCTTTAATACCATCAACTAACTCATAATCTTTAACTTTTTAACATTCCGCTATTCCTATTACTATTATAAATACAAACAACAAAGCAAGCACACTTACATACTtatgcaatcttcccatctttgCTTTGTTCTCTTAACGAAACAAATCTATAAACAAATTTATAAACTACAAATCTACAAACCTAATATCAACTCTGTGCGCTGGCTCGAGTGACAGAAATGGAGTGCTGTAGGGCAAGTGACGGAGGACACAGTGGCCACGGCAAGCAGCAGCAAGACGCAGCGGTGTTGGTGGAGGAGGCGAACACAAAGGCGGTGCGAACAGGGGTCACAGAGGCAGAGGAGTTGAGATACGTTGATGGAGATGCAACGATATTAGTGGAGGAGGCGGATATAGAGCGGTGCGAATAGAGGTCACAGAGCCAGAGGACGTGAGAGATGATGGCAATACGCGATGACGCTAGTAGAGGAAGTAGACACCGTGTGAACAAGGCTCACGGAGACAGATGATGTGAGAGACGGTGTGATGGATATGAATGAAGGAGTGAAAGGGATGTGATAGTGTTGGTGAGCGGTGACGAACAGCGGTGGTGGCAGAGCTGCCAGCGAAGGTTCAAATCTGTGGATAGTGAAGAGGTGTTTTCTTTTAAGCCTGAGGTGTTTTATTTGGAGGAGAGTATTGTCTGAGTAAGAAAAGAAgagctttttattttatattttatattaatttcaataaaaaataatatttggtaTATACATATtggtatttttacaaaaataatatttaatatatctttaaaatatattaaattttaattttttaaaactatttatttatttattagcttATTGAGATTAATGATGCCACATCTATAATGTATTGATTAACATAATTAAGGTATGAATTCTCCCATAAATTTTGGAGAATGAGAGCATTCACTTTTTAATTAGGTGGATATTTtaataaagattttataattgtctttatgtgaatattattctttttgattcttcaatgataaattataaaattaaattctgatatattataaaaatattatttttatttaaaatgtgactaaataaataaatagtggaTACTATTATGAAAAatttataattgtcttcatatgaaTATGCTTCTTTTTTACCATTAGATGATGAATTGTAAAGtttgattttgatatgttataaaagtattatttttttaacagtCATGTTacacacttttttatttttcatattggaAAGAAGATGGAGTATCACATGGGTATGAGAGTACATGGTGCTTTACGCAAGTGTGATGGTTGAAAATCGCTGGGTCCGATTTTATGACTTGTAAAATTTTTTCTCATCCAGCAAAGAAATCGCTGGGTCCGATTTCTTTGgacccaaaaaaatttaaatgtaaagCATGAAATCGATGGGTCCGATTTTCATACACTGCCTTCCATAaaccacaaatcggacggtccgatttgtgtcccCTTTCAACTGTAATAAATCGGACCGTTCGATTTCTTCCCTTCACCTGAACGCCGTCACAAAGGTGTAAAACTCCCCCAAATTTCATAACTCAGCATTACACCAAACTTGGTCtcatattgaaaaaaattagcCTCATGTTACACATCCATATAATTTTTCATCCAAGTCCATCCAAACTGGcccaatacaaaaaaaaatccaatctCATTAAATGAAACGTGACTCCACGTGCCCAAACGCACGAAACGTTAACATATTCATTCGCGCCTTGAATATGAAACAACGTTCCTTCTTCAACATTGAAACTACTACTGGAGAagttcaaatctctctcaaaatctctcaaacTTCACTCGTGTTCTCTGCGAAAACCGTTAGTGGAGAAGACTTGCGAGAAGATttcgaaaggaagaagaaaatacgAACGAAAACAAGAACAGAGATTGCGAAAAGGTATGATAAAAACTACTGTTCATTCAAAATCTTGCAATATCGCATTTCTCTTAGTTGCATTTTAAGTTTACTGAATTGAGTTACTTCGTTTAGTAGATTGACTTAATCTGATTCCATTTTTTTGGCATAACCAGGGCATAGGAATGAAaatatgttcttattttctttctgtttagtggagttgctcattttcattaatttgattgttagtgtgtttagTTGAGTCCTTTTGCGTACAGAAATGATTTacttgatgattgaatatttatcatattttattCAACACATGATTGGTGTTTGATTCACTAGTGTTTGTCATTTGATTCACCTCATTGTTAGTGTAttcagttgagttcttttgcatgcagaaatgatttacttgatgattgaatatttatcaCGTTATATTTAACACATGATTGGTGTTCGGTTCACAGGTGTTTGTCATTTGATTCACCTGATTGTTAATGCATTCGAtcagttgagttcttttgcatgcaaaaatatttttcttgctgattgaatgtttatcaagtttggaaaagtataggataccaacatattatctgccaacttattgccaacaataattaattattatattttaaacacatataaaGAGACatatccagaaaatatatctataaagacacttctattaaacacagccataaaaaagacatttttattagacacatccacaaagacacttccattaaacacagttataGATAAGAATTGGCAGAAGTTGACAGAAatactgttggtaacgtagcgggatTGATCAAGTTTTATTCAGAACATCAATGAAATTCAGTTTAGTGGAGTtggttattttaattcattagATTATTAGTGTGTTtagttgagttcttttgcatacaGAAATAATTTacttgatgattgaatttttttcacgttttattcagcacatgattggTGTTAGGTTCACTAgtatttgtcatttaattcacctgattgttatgagtttagttgagttcttttgcatgcagaaaaatttttcttgataattgaatgtttatcacgttttatttagTACATGAATGGTGTTCAGTTCAGTTGGGTTGGCCATTTTGATTCACTTAATTAAAATATGCGTGATTGTGCTTGTAGGTGTATTGAGTGAagcattgaccaaatttttttggCTTCAGGCTCGAATATGGTCCAAATATTATGTTGCACAAACTTAACAAAATCAGAGACCAAGTGATTCGGGCATCTAAAGAAATAAGACTCCCAAAGCCATCTGCTGTCCTCTGCAACCCGATTGTAAATTCACATCTGGGGATATAGATAGTAAATATGATATACTTTGTTTGACTGATTATAATTAACACTATTTTatttaacttgtttaaaaaaccaaacaatgtatatatgtgaatattaatgtaaatgttattaaaaatttaatgttaatgtatatatctgaTTCAAGATGGATTAGTCTTTGTTCTGTTGGTTTGAGATGTTAATTAATGTTAATCTGGCTACTGTTTTGTTCCAGGTTGACAGTGAATAGAATCAGGGTATTTATCAAACATTAAGAgctccaaaaaaaataaataaaccgaaattaaTACACAGGATGAACTGAAAAAGTGCATATATCAATATTATAGTAgagagataatttaaaaaaaaaaatttgctatTAGTATTCAGTTTCAGAAACTCCTAAACTCTTTGGAATAATTTTTGTAGCACGTTCCGgcttcttctagtgtcttgaaaaTCATCCCGACCTTTGGGATAAATTGTTCATGCACAACACACCTGgtctgcagaatgaaccgaacatgttattatggtgaaacaattatatagtactaaatgaatggaacattatccattatataaaatcaaattcaaacagctttctgtaTAATGAATCGAACACgtcattatggtgaaacaattgtatagtactaaatgaatggaacattatccattatataaaatcaaattcaaacagcttttttCATAATGAACTGAACACgtcattatggtgaaacaattgtatagtactaaatgaatggaacattatccattatataaaatcaaattcaaacagctttttgcataatgaaccaaacacgttattaaggtgaaacaattgtatagtactaaaagaacggaacattatccattatataaaatcaaattcaaacagctttttgcagaatgaaccgaacacgttatTATGGTGAAaaaattgtatagtactaaatgaacgaaaCATTATCCATTATGTAAATTCAAAACACCTGTTCTACAATTGAGAGATTATTAATTCAATTcgattaaaaaaaaatccaaacctcGTCCGCttgattcgtttcagaagaataatccaaaacACTCTCATTCAACTAATTTGaagttgaattattcattattttgatAGAATATTGAAATCTGAAAATGAAGAAGATAAATCCACAAAATCGAAGAAGAAAAGGTAAAAGAATAGGAAAAAGAAGGACGAGCAGCAGAGAAAAACAACAACGAACAACAAAGATTGCAGATCTGAAAATTACAATGCAAATTGTTAAtgttgaagaagagaagaagatgaatattTACGTTGAAGAAGAAGTTTACGTAAATCTATTACGTTGATAAGAAGGAGAGGGGGGCGTGCATATATTTCACATAACTTTGGGGGACGAGGGAGGCGCgttaaaaaaaaagttgttaGATGAGTTGAATAGATTTTTTATAGGATGTGgagcattattattttttttttaaatttggctaaacaaacaaagtatacttttaatacaaaatttttcataaaaagatatttttagtatcttcatttaaataaatgtttaaataaattacactttcaTACGAAATATGTTCTTAAATTAAGAAGTGTTGCATAACAACCATACAAAAGCATCACAAAACTTTCAAGTTTATTTAAATCATACTACGTTGTTGCATGGGACAATTATGCATGGATAGATAGGTGACAATCAACATTTGCATGACATTACAACATtgtatttttaagaaattttttaattcaaaatccaCCACCATGACCGCCTCCGCCTCCACCACCACCGCCTCCACCACCGccgccaccaccactaccaccaccttTACCTCCTCCAAAGCCTCCACCAACTCCTCCTCCTACACCACCACCTTTTCCACCTCCAAAGCCTCCAcctcctccacctccacctccacctccacctccacctcctccacctccacctcctcctcctttgcCGCCTCCAAATCCTCCACCTGCACCACCCCCGACTCCTCCCCCTACACCACCTCCAGCTCCAGAGCCTCCACCGGCACCACCTCCAGCTCCACCACctcctccaactcctccttctccacctttGCCACCTCCAAAACCTCCACCAGCACCACCTCCAGCTCCTCCACCTCCTCCAACTCCTCCTCCTCCACCTTTTCCACCTCCAAAGCCTCCACCAGCACCACCTCCGCTTCCTCCACCTCTACCACCTCCAAAACCTCCACCTGCACCACCGCCTCTGCCACCTCCAAATCCTCCACCAGAACCACTACccgctcctccaccaccacctttTCCACCTCCAAAACCTCCACCTGCACCACCACCTCCTCCGGCACCGCCACCCTTGCCACCTCCAAATCCTCCACCTGTACCACCTCCAAATCCACCACCACCGCCAGCTCCTCCTCCTACACCACCACCTTTTCCACCTCCAAACCCTCCACCACCACCTCTACCACCTCCAAAGCCTCCACCAGCACCGCCACCGCCCCCAACTCCTCCTCCGGCACCACCACCTTTACCAAAGcctccaccaacaccaccacccacACCGCCTCCACCGCCACCACCAAATCCAACACCCCGACCTCCACCTCCTCCAATGCCATCAACTAACTCATCATCTTTAACTTTTCTACATTCTGCTATTCCTATTACAAATACAAATAACAAAGCAAGCACACTTACATACTTATGCAATTTTCCCATGTTTGTTTTGTTCTCTCAACAAAACAAATCTATAAACTACTCTTTTATCTCTTACTTTTAATTTGATAAAGCTAGCTACCAAGGAGCAATATTTATAGTAGGGGAGAGGAAGGGTACGTGCCATTAATACATAATGCAGTTGAAGTTCTCTATCATCTTGATATTGATGCCTTGGCATTCATAGTACCACTTATTCAACACTTGAGCAAAAAAATCAAACTTGATTGGAACATTGAAAGTGAAAATTTTCTGTACCATTCAATGTGTGCCACCCGCAAGCTAATTAACCATATATCTAGATATGCATAAAACAACTTCTATAAGCCCAAGCATCTCACGTTTCTAATCTAAACCATGAATTCTTCATACTAATGGTTAATAAACTGAAAAGTTGGATTACACTATTTCATATATGGCTTTTTGATATGGTGAGTTTACAACAAGCATTATGTAAAATTATTGATGGCAAATTGACAAGTGCCATATAAAGCTTGGCTTTCTTGATCAAATCATCATAATTAAAGACAGGTTAAAGTTATTAAACTATCGGTAATactatgaaaagaaaatttaaaatgattttatttaatttaatatttataatttttttatatataatatttatagttatatatttattatatttaatattactcAATTATCTAGCAGTAagtaaagaatataaaataaaataaacagtaattaaaaatataaaataaaataattttaaattaatttttattatctcctaaatatttttattatttactctcTATTTATTTTACTTCTCATTATTGTAAAGATTTGATATATTTAAATGttactatttatttatatttgttactgtaaaaattgattatttttaattattatatctaATCTAAATAAATCGGAAAGTGTGGTTGATTAAAAAGAGTCTATTCTTTTTTAACCAAGCGATGAAAGTTTAATACTTATcttaaataaacatgaaaatacttaaaaatttttggacTAACTATTCTATTTGTTATGATGAATTTAATTTCATGCACAAGTAGCAGTGTAACTAATTTAGACGTGTATTAtcacattataaaaaataatcaattttaattttaaatttattatttaaaaaatatttaattatttaaattttattaataattgtataaattttttttatcatgtattaaaattaaactctattaaAATACCTATAAATCAACAAAAACATAATGGATTTCCCTGATCAATAATAGATACATTAGGTATGGAAAAAAGAATCTAAATACAACAACGTGCTAATGTTTCAGGGTAGCATAAGTTATGACAAACATGAAACATGATAGAAGTATACGGTATTAGACTTGgcaactactcaaatgaagatgctaaaaacatctttttatgaagattcttgtgttaaaagtgtactttgtttgtttagccacactttaaaaaaaataacacttttgcaacacatcaaaatcaaaccatacattTTATCATCTAATGGTAAAAAAGAAGTATCTTCATATGAAGACAATAGTAAAATCTTCATGGTAGTATCCACCATTAGACTTTTGCTGCCGACATTTATTACTTTATTGATTATGGAACGTCCGAcatttaatatgttttatttacCCACAAAAGCATGAGCCCCCAACTCAAAAGGACACTAAATCTAAATGGTGCAAAATGGAAAACAATAGTTGACAATACTTATAAGAGTTTATTTATCTTTGTACTCTAAAAATATACGTtaagtttataaatttaaatttttttattaagaatataaaaatt harbors:
- the LOC112742282 gene encoding uncharacterized protein translates to MGKLHKYVSVLALLFVFVIGIAECRKVKDDELVDGIGGGGGRGVGFGGGGGGGVGGGVGGGFGKGGGAGGGVGGGGGAGGGFGGGRGGGGGFGGGKGGGVGGGAGGGGGFGGGTGGGFGGGKGGGAGGGGGAGGGFGGGKGGGGGAGSGSGGGFGGGRGGGAGGGFGGGRGGGSGGGAGGGFGGGKGGGGGVGGGGGAGGGAGGGFGGGKGGEGGVGGGGGAGGGAGGGSGAGGGVGGGVGGGAGGGFGGGKGGGGGGGGGGGGGGGGGGGGGGFGGGKGGGVGGGVGGGFGGGKGGGSGGGGGGGGGGGGGGGGHGGGF